In Macadamia integrifolia cultivar HAES 741 chromosome 12, SCU_Mint_v3, whole genome shotgun sequence, the following are encoded in one genomic region:
- the LOC122057736 gene encoding uncharacterized protein LOC122057736 isoform X1: MVEEMAPLRSTGFVDPGWEHGIAQDERKKKVKCNYCEKVVSGGIYRLKQHLARISGEVAYCRKVPEEVCVKMKENLQGCRCIKKRQSQDEEQAFLDFHSNDDEEEESVGYKSKGKRAMGDKNLVICLAPLRSLGYVDPGWEHGVAQDGRKKKVKCNYCEKIVSGGINRFKQHLARIPGEVAYCKKAPEEVYLKMKENMKWHRTGRRQRQPEANEIAAFYMHSDNEDEEEEQEMYLLQDGKEKQVTDDESLGKDTRKRLMGRSPGDGIGGSEPQLKRSRLDSVMLKSPKSQTYKQVKAKTVPDKKTRKEVISAICKFFYHAAIPLNAASSPYFHKMLELVGQHGEALKGPSSRLISGRFLQDEITTIKEYLVEFKASWSITGCTIMADSWKDAQGRTLINFLVSCPRGVYFVSSIDATDTVEDASNLFKLLDKVVDEIGEENVVQVITEHTASYKAAGKMLEEKRRNLFWTPCAAYYIDRMLEDFEKIKWVGECMDKGKKITKFIYNRTWLLNLMKKEFTGGRDLLNSAVTRFATSFITLRSLLDNRIGLKRMFQSNKWLSSQFSKLDEGKEVEKIVLSSTFWKKMQYVRKSVEPIVQVLQKVDSDEGLSMPSIYNDMYRAKLAVKAIHGDDVRKYGPFSAVIDDHWDSLFHHPLYVAAYFLNPSYRYRPDFLAHPEVIRGLNECIVRLEPDNGRRVCASMQISDFVSAKADFGTELAVSTRAELDPAAWWQQHGINCLELQRIAIRILSQTCSSFGCEHNWSIYDQIHSKRRNRLAQKRLNDLIYVHYNLRLRERQLRRKPDDAISLDNVLLESLLDDWIVETDTQTLQEDEIFWSQEIFYNEVKMEADETEVNEIEDANPVESNLEMGTLVDVVVEPVGVNPATMLAATDDDDDDDLDFLDDDLTD, encoded by the exons ATGGTTGAAGAGATGGCCCCACTGCGCTCCACAGGATTCGTTGACCCTGGATGGGAGCATGGCATTGCCCaagatgagagaaagaagaaagtcaAATGCAATTATTGTGAGAAAGTAGTCAGTGGTGGAATATACAGATTAAAACAACATTTAGCCAGAATTTCTGGGGAAGTTGCATATTGCAGGAAGGTTCCAGAGGAAGTATGCgtgaaaatgaaggaaaatttgCAGGGATGTCGGTGTATCAAGAAAAGGCAATCTCAAGATGAAGAACAGGCATTCTTGGATTTTCACtctaatgatgatgaagaggaagaatCTGTTGGTTATAAAAGCAAAGGTAAACGAGCAATGGGTGATAAGAATTTGGTAATTTGTTTGGCTCCCCTTCGGTCGTTAGGATATGTTGACCCGGGTTGGGAACACGGTGTTGCCCAAGATGGGAGgaaaaagaaggtaaaatgcaattattgtgaaaaaatagTTAGTGGAGGTATAAACCGTTTCAAACAACATCTTGCCAGGATCCCAGGGGAAGTTGCATATTGTAAAAAGGCTCCAGAGGAAGTATATCTTAAAATGAAGGAGAACATGAAATGGCACCGAACTGGCAGGAGACAGCGCCAACCTGAAGCTAATGAGATTGCTGCTTTCTACATGCATTCAGATAATGAGGATGAAGAGGAAGAGCAGGAGATGTATCTTCTGCAAGATGGTAAGGAGAAGCAGGTAACTGATGATGAAAGTTTGGGCAAAGACACTAGGAAAAGACTCATGGGGAGGTCCCCTGGTGATGGTATTGGTGGTTCCGAACCACAGTTAAAGAGATCAAGATTGGATTCTGTCATGTTAAAATCACCAAAAAGTCAGACCTATAAACAGGTGAAGGCAAAGACGGTGCCTGATAAAAAGACTCGTAAGGAAGTGATATCTGCAATATGCAAGTTCTTTTATCATGCAGCAATTCCTTTGAATGCTGCAAGTTCCCCGTATTTCCATAAGATGCTGGAGTTGGTTGGTCAACATGGTGAAGCGCTGAAAGGCCCTTCTAGCCGGTTGATTTCTGGTCGATTTCTACAGGATGAGATTACAACAATTAAAGAATATTTAGTGGAATTTAAAGCATCATGGTCAATTACTGGTTGTACTATTATGGCAGATAGTTGGAAAGATGCACAGGGAAGGACGTTGATCAATTTTTTGGTTTCATGTCCGCGTGGTGTGTACTTTGTTTCATCCATTGATGCAACAGATACAGTGGAAGATGCTTCCAACCTTTTCAAGTTGTTGGACAAAGTGGTGGATGAGATTGGTGAGGAAAATGTGGTGCAG GTAATCACTGAGCACACTGCCAGTTACAAGGCTGCTGGGAAGATGCtggaggagaagaggaggaatTTATTCTGGACACCGTGTGCTGCCTATTATATTGATCGGATGCTTGAAGATTTTGAGAAGATAAAGTGGGTTGGAGAGTGCATGGACAAAGGCAAAAAAATTACGAAGTTCATTTACAACCGAACTTGGTTATTAAATCTTATGAAAAAAGAATTTACAGGAGGCCGGGATCTCCTCAATTCAGCGGTTACAAGGTTTGCTACCAGTTTTATTACTTTACGGAGCTTGTTGGACAATAGGATAGGTCTTAAGAGGATGTTCCAATCAAATAAATGGCTTTCATCTCAGTTTTCCAAATTAGATGAGGGAAAAGAAGTGGAGAAAATTGTATTAAGTTCTACATTTTGGAAGAAGATGCAGTATGTCAGAAAATCTGTGGAGCCAATTGTGCAAGTTCTTCAAAAGGTGGATAGTGATGAAGGTCTTTCGATGCCTTCCATCTATAATGATATGTATAGAGCTAAGCTAGCAGTGAAAGCTATCCATGGTGATGATGTACGAAAATATGGACCATTCTCAGCTGTCATAGATGACCATTGGGACTCGTTgtttcatcatcctctatatgtGGCAGCCTACTTCCTCAATCCATCTTATCGTTACCGTCCTGATTTTTTAGCG CATCCTGAGGTAATTCGTGGACTAAATGAATGTATTGTTCGACTAGAGCCTGACAATGGAAGGAGGGTTTGTGCATCCATGCAG ATTTCTGATTTTGTTTCCGCAAAAGCTGATTTTGGAACTGAGTTGGCCGTAAGTACAAGAGCAGAGCTTGACCCAG CTGCTTGGTGGCAACAACATGGGATAAATTGCTTGGAACTACAACGAATAGCCATTCGCATATTAAGCCAAACATGCTCTTCTTTTGGGTGTGAGCATAATTGGAGTATTTATGATCAGATCCATAGCAAGAGGCGCAACCGCCTGGCTCAGAAAAGATTGAATGACCTTATTTACGTCCATTACAACTTGCGACTTAGGGAGCGCCAATTGAGAAGAAAACCTGATGATGCAATCTCCCTTGACAATGTCCTGCTAGAAAGCCTGCTAGATGACTGGATTGTGGAGACAGACACACAAACTCTGCAGGAAGACGAG ATCTTTTGGTCACAGGAGATTTTTTATAATGAGGTGAAAATGGAGGCAGATGAAACTGAGGTGAACGAGATTGAAGATGCAAATCCCGTGGAAAGTAATTTGGAGATGGGGACATTGGTGGATGTAGTAGTTGAACCTGTGGGGGTCAACCCTGCAACTATGCTTGCTGctactgatgatgatgatgatgacgatctTGATTTTCTTGACGATGATTTGACTGATTAA
- the LOC122057736 gene encoding uncharacterized protein LOC122057736 isoform X2 — translation MVEEMAPLRSTGFVDPGWEHGIAQDERKKKVKCNYCEKVVSGGIYRLKQHLARISGEVAYCRKVPEEVCVKMKENLQGCRCIKKRQSQDEEQAFLDFHSNDDEEEESVGYKSKGKRAMGDKNLVICLAPLRSLGYVDPGWEHGVAQDGRKKKVKCNYCEKIVSGGINRFKQHLARIPGEVAYCKKAPEEVYLKMKENMKWHRTGRRQRQPEANEIAAFYMHSDNEDEEEEQEMYLLQDGKEKQVTDDESLGKDTRKRLMGRSPGDGIGGSEPQLKRSRLDSVMLKSPKSQTYKQVKAKTVPDKKTRKEVISAICKFFYHAAIPLNAASSPYFHKMLELVGQHGEALKGPSSRLISGRFLQDEITTIKEYLVEFKASWSITGCTIMADSWKDAQGRTLINFLVSCPRGVYFVSSIDATDTVEDASNLFKLLDKVVDEIGEENVVQVITEHTASYKAAGKMLEEKRRNLFWTPCAAYYIDRMLEDFEKIKWVGECMDKGKKITKFIYNRTWLLNLMKKEFTGGRDLLNSAVTRFATSFITLRSLLDNRIGLKRMFQSNKWLSSQFSKLDEGKEVEKIVLSSTFWKKMQYVRKSVEPIVQVLQKVDSDEGLSMPSIYNDMYRAKLAVKAIHGDDVRKYGPFSAVIDDHWDSLFHHPLYVAAYFLNPSYRYRPDFLAHPEVIRGLNECIVRLEPDNGRRVCASMQISDFVSAKADFGTELAVSTRAELDPAAWWQQHGINCLELQRIAIRILSQTCSSFGCEHNWSIYDQIHSKRRNRLAQKRLNDLIYVHYNLRLRERQLRRKPDDAISLDNVLLESLLDDWIVETDTQTLQEDEEIFYNEVKMEADETEVNEIEDANPVESNLEMGTLVDVVVEPVGVNPATMLAATDDDDDDDLDFLDDDLTD, via the exons ATGGTTGAAGAGATGGCCCCACTGCGCTCCACAGGATTCGTTGACCCTGGATGGGAGCATGGCATTGCCCaagatgagagaaagaagaaagtcaAATGCAATTATTGTGAGAAAGTAGTCAGTGGTGGAATATACAGATTAAAACAACATTTAGCCAGAATTTCTGGGGAAGTTGCATATTGCAGGAAGGTTCCAGAGGAAGTATGCgtgaaaatgaaggaaaatttgCAGGGATGTCGGTGTATCAAGAAAAGGCAATCTCAAGATGAAGAACAGGCATTCTTGGATTTTCACtctaatgatgatgaagaggaagaatCTGTTGGTTATAAAAGCAAAGGTAAACGAGCAATGGGTGATAAGAATTTGGTAATTTGTTTGGCTCCCCTTCGGTCGTTAGGATATGTTGACCCGGGTTGGGAACACGGTGTTGCCCAAGATGGGAGgaaaaagaaggtaaaatgcaattattgtgaaaaaatagTTAGTGGAGGTATAAACCGTTTCAAACAACATCTTGCCAGGATCCCAGGGGAAGTTGCATATTGTAAAAAGGCTCCAGAGGAAGTATATCTTAAAATGAAGGAGAACATGAAATGGCACCGAACTGGCAGGAGACAGCGCCAACCTGAAGCTAATGAGATTGCTGCTTTCTACATGCATTCAGATAATGAGGATGAAGAGGAAGAGCAGGAGATGTATCTTCTGCAAGATGGTAAGGAGAAGCAGGTAACTGATGATGAAAGTTTGGGCAAAGACACTAGGAAAAGACTCATGGGGAGGTCCCCTGGTGATGGTATTGGTGGTTCCGAACCACAGTTAAAGAGATCAAGATTGGATTCTGTCATGTTAAAATCACCAAAAAGTCAGACCTATAAACAGGTGAAGGCAAAGACGGTGCCTGATAAAAAGACTCGTAAGGAAGTGATATCTGCAATATGCAAGTTCTTTTATCATGCAGCAATTCCTTTGAATGCTGCAAGTTCCCCGTATTTCCATAAGATGCTGGAGTTGGTTGGTCAACATGGTGAAGCGCTGAAAGGCCCTTCTAGCCGGTTGATTTCTGGTCGATTTCTACAGGATGAGATTACAACAATTAAAGAATATTTAGTGGAATTTAAAGCATCATGGTCAATTACTGGTTGTACTATTATGGCAGATAGTTGGAAAGATGCACAGGGAAGGACGTTGATCAATTTTTTGGTTTCATGTCCGCGTGGTGTGTACTTTGTTTCATCCATTGATGCAACAGATACAGTGGAAGATGCTTCCAACCTTTTCAAGTTGTTGGACAAAGTGGTGGATGAGATTGGTGAGGAAAATGTGGTGCAG GTAATCACTGAGCACACTGCCAGTTACAAGGCTGCTGGGAAGATGCtggaggagaagaggaggaatTTATTCTGGACACCGTGTGCTGCCTATTATATTGATCGGATGCTTGAAGATTTTGAGAAGATAAAGTGGGTTGGAGAGTGCATGGACAAAGGCAAAAAAATTACGAAGTTCATTTACAACCGAACTTGGTTATTAAATCTTATGAAAAAAGAATTTACAGGAGGCCGGGATCTCCTCAATTCAGCGGTTACAAGGTTTGCTACCAGTTTTATTACTTTACGGAGCTTGTTGGACAATAGGATAGGTCTTAAGAGGATGTTCCAATCAAATAAATGGCTTTCATCTCAGTTTTCCAAATTAGATGAGGGAAAAGAAGTGGAGAAAATTGTATTAAGTTCTACATTTTGGAAGAAGATGCAGTATGTCAGAAAATCTGTGGAGCCAATTGTGCAAGTTCTTCAAAAGGTGGATAGTGATGAAGGTCTTTCGATGCCTTCCATCTATAATGATATGTATAGAGCTAAGCTAGCAGTGAAAGCTATCCATGGTGATGATGTACGAAAATATGGACCATTCTCAGCTGTCATAGATGACCATTGGGACTCGTTgtttcatcatcctctatatgtGGCAGCCTACTTCCTCAATCCATCTTATCGTTACCGTCCTGATTTTTTAGCG CATCCTGAGGTAATTCGTGGACTAAATGAATGTATTGTTCGACTAGAGCCTGACAATGGAAGGAGGGTTTGTGCATCCATGCAG ATTTCTGATTTTGTTTCCGCAAAAGCTGATTTTGGAACTGAGTTGGCCGTAAGTACAAGAGCAGAGCTTGACCCAG CTGCTTGGTGGCAACAACATGGGATAAATTGCTTGGAACTACAACGAATAGCCATTCGCATATTAAGCCAAACATGCTCTTCTTTTGGGTGTGAGCATAATTGGAGTATTTATGATCAGATCCATAGCAAGAGGCGCAACCGCCTGGCTCAGAAAAGATTGAATGACCTTATTTACGTCCATTACAACTTGCGACTTAGGGAGCGCCAATTGAGAAGAAAACCTGATGATGCAATCTCCCTTGACAATGTCCTGCTAGAAAGCCTGCTAGATGACTGGATTGTGGAGACAGACACACAAACTCTGCAGGAAGACGAG GAGATTTTTTATAATGAGGTGAAAATGGAGGCAGATGAAACTGAGGTGAACGAGATTGAAGATGCAAATCCCGTGGAAAGTAATTTGGAGATGGGGACATTGGTGGATGTAGTAGTTGAACCTGTGGGGGTCAACCCTGCAACTATGCTTGCTGctactgatgatgatgatgatgacgatctTGATTTTCTTGACGATGATTTGACTGATTAA